Sequence from the Exiguobacterium aurantiacum genome:
CGAGATAAAGCGTGAGAAGAAATGAAGGGTGACGAATGTCTTCGAGCAATTCGAACGGAATCTGTTTTGTATTGTTTGGATAGAATAGTGGAAACAATCTCGTCATGAGTGGAATCGAACGAGATACCAAGTTGTTGCCGCGTAAATACAGTAAATTAGGAAGCTTTCGTTGCTTCCACTCCCGGTAGCTTAATTGTCCTATGCTAAAATGTTCGCGGTAGCTGTTATTCACACGTCGATCGTACACATAACATTTCGTGATTTCTCCATCCCCTAAAATACTCGCGACCAATATGGCGATTTGCTCCTCTGAAAGCCCTTCCCACTCCATCGATGCTCTCTCCCTTACGAAATAGTAGCTTCAATTTATTTATTCCCGTTTTGAACAGTGGACCGGTTGCAATAATGGACTAGCTCGAATCAACTTTTTGATTGACAAGTCGATACATACACTGAGAGAAGGTGTATAGATGATTAACGAATTACAGCAGCAACTACATACAATTCAGATTGAACAAAAACGATTGACGGAAGTTGAGGACGTCTTACGGACGATGCGTTCAATCGCGATCGAGGCAACACAATGTGTGGGTAAGAGACGATTACAATTGAATGACCAATTTCGGGAACTACAAGCTCACCTGTACTATTTAGAACGTGAAAAGCAGGAACCATTTCAGCAAAATACTGCAAATTGATGGTGAATGAACCGATAAAGTCCATGAGAACAATTATAAGAGGAGCAGAAGCTTATGAACCCGACCATCTCTGAAGTCCGGCTTCACCTACCTTCTTCTGTATTGCCGTATGAACAAACGAAAAACGTGTTCGTCGAGGCGAATCATGCTCGTCTCGCCGATGAAGGTATCGTTATTCTTCCGACGCCTCAACACGTCACCAAGTTAGAGGCGGCCGTCGAGAAGGCGAATGTTGTGTTAGACCAACAACGTACCGGTCTGAAGTTTATGAAACACGAGAAATTGAACGACTATTATATTCAAATCGTGGATACGAATAACGAAGTCATCCGCGAGATTCCAAGCAAGAAGTCACTCGACTTCTTCGCGGCGTTCATGGAGTTTAACAATTTATTTGATGAACGTGTCTAAAGGAGGCTAACTATGACATCACCAATCCGATTTGGCGGACTCGCCAGTGGAATTGATACCGATACAATCATTAAGCAATTGATGCAAGTCGAACGGGCACCGGTCGACAAGCTCGAACAAAAGAAACAAACGACTGAATGGAAGCGTGACGCGTATCGCGAGATCAACCGCTCGCTTATGAATCTACGTAATAGTGCAGTCGATCTCATGTTCAGCCGTAACTTCTATGCGAAGACGTCGAGTTCTTCCGATTCTTCAAAAATTAGTGTGACGGCAGGACCTTCTAGCGGCAACAGTGCGCTTCGCATCGACTCGGTGACGCAACTCGCAACGTCAGCGACGACGATTTTAAGTGCGACTGATAAAAATGGTGCCGCATTGACAGGCACGACAAAGCTCTCAGATATGAATGGTTTTGTCGCCGGCCAAAAACGTGTCATTCAAGAGACGGCTCGTACTGAAATGACGTTACCGAAAGATTTGGATTTTGCCGCAATGACACTTAAAGATGCTACAGGAACTGTATTGAACAAAGCAGATTTTAATTATGATGCGACAACTGGAAAATTAACAGCTACGAATACAACGACCTATCCAGATGGAGTAATTCCTCAAGGAGTTTCTGCAGAGTATATTTCAGGTACTGGCTTTGAAATTCAATACAAATCATCGGTGACCGGGACTTACAAAAAGATTGAGTTGAGTGCGACTGCGACCGTACAAGAACTGATGAGCAAGTTGAACGAGAAAGATACAGGATTATCGGCATTCTTCGAATCCTCGACTGGTAAAATCTCGCTATCTACGAAAGAAACTGGCGCAAATGCTACAATTGACTTTGATACGAGTTTCAAAACAGCGTTCTCGGTAGGCGCGACGAATCCCGTCGGTCAGAATGCCAAGTTCAAAGTGAACGGAATCGATGTGGAGCGAGCTTCGAATACGGTAACCATCGACAATATGACGCTCACATTGAAATCGACGTTTACTGCTACAGAAGGCGCCGTAACACTCTCCGCTGCTACCGATACGCAAAAAATCTTCGACAACATCAAAGGGTTCGTCGATAAATACAATGAAACGATTGACTTGATGAACAAGAAAGTCCGAGAAGACAAGTTCCGCTCGTTCGCGCCGCTGACAAAAGCGCAACGTGATGAACTGTCTGAAGACGAGATCAAGAAGTGGGAAGAGAAAGCGATGAGCGGAATGCTCCGTGGCGACACGATTGTTCGTAGTGCGATGGATACGATGCGCAGTAAGTGGTCAAGCACCTCGTCTGCGACGAACGACGATGCGATGAAGCAACTGTTCCAAATCGGCCTCTCGACCGGCGCCGACTTCACGAACGGTGGGAAGATTGAGCTGAATGAAGAAAAACTCAAAGCCGCCATCGAGAAGAACCCGGAGCAAGTGTATCAGCTGTTCACGAATGCGGAGAGTGGATTACTTCCACAAATCCGGGATGCGGCGGCTGCTTCACGCTCGACCATCACTCGTATCGCCGGAGCTGACGGTTCTGGCGCCCCGACGTATTCGATGGGCCGCGAAATGGCACAAATCGATACGCGGATTCAACGTTTGAATGATTTACTCGTCAATAAAGAAAACGCCTACTACCGTCGCTTCACGGCGATGGAGACGGCGATGAACCAAGCGAATTCACAAGCGGCATCACTGCAACAGTTTCTAGGCGGAGGCATGTAAGAGGAGGAATTTAAATGGTAGCCAACCCATATGCAGCATATCAAAACAACGCGGTCACAACCGCAAATCCACAGGAACTGACGCTCATGCTGTATGACGGGGCGCTCAAGTTCACGCGCCTCGCCAAGCTCGCACTCGAGCAAGGAAATCCTGACTTGAAAAACACGAACATCCAGAAAACGCAAGCCATCTTCCAAGAGTTGCGTCTGACACTCAATAAAGACATCGCGATCTCGGAAAACTTGGATTCGCTCTACGAATATTTGTGGCGCCGTCTCGTCGATGCGAACGTCAAAAACGATACGACGATTCTCGACGAAGTTCTCGACTTCACGACGGAGCTCCGCGACACGTGGAAGGAAGCGATGAAACTCGCAAAACAAGGATGAGACCGATTGACGAGATCATCCTCAAAACGCAACGACTGAAAGACTTGCTAGCGCAAGTCCCTGAGGAGCCGACGTACGATACGTGGATGGACCAAATCCATGAGCTGCTCGACGACCGCGAGCAGTTGCTGTCAGTGCACGGTCCTGATTTGAAGGACGCTGACCAGACGGTGATTCGTCAGCTTGTCGACGACAGCCAACAGATTGCCCGCTTAATCGAGGCCGAGCATCAACGGCTCGGGATGACACTCGGGACGACGCGTCAAGAACGGAAGACGGTCAAATCGTATGTCGACCCTTACGATGACGTCGATTCGAACTTCTCTGGCTTATTTGACCAACAGACATGAAAACCTCGAGGGCACGCGCCCTCGAGGTTTTCTGCGTCATGACGTCTCCGTTTGTCGTCGTCGTCGCATCAGCTTCAACAGGAAAAACGTCACGGTAAAAAGAATCAGCCCGCTCTTGTTGAATTGAATGTAGGCGTGAACCCATGAATCGGTCCGGAGCAAGACGAGCGGGAGGATCGTCACATGCATGACACTCCAATGAATAAAAATCTGTTTCGGGAACGACCACCGTCTCACTTCGTAAATCACACTCGTCAGGCCGAGGAAGAACGCCATCCCGGCAGCAATAAGCGTGTCGTACGCGGCATTCGGTTGACCGTTCCAGATTTGATAGAGGGCCAATAGACCAAAGATGGCAAAGAGAATGATTCCGCGAAACATTCCTTTTCCTATTAACCTCATATGTACCGTCCTTTCACATATCTGTTTTTTTTTATAGAAGACGTGTGGAAAAGTTTCACCTTGTTGATGTGGATGCAAACACGTCTGTTTTGTTGTAATATCGGGTAAATACCACTATACCCGTTGCTTCTGTTCTGGAAAGGGGAGGGAAACGAGATGAGTGAGAAAAAGGTAAAACCGAACGCGAAAGATCGTCGTTACTTCGTCTACGGTCCAGAAGGAGCGTACGATGAATACGTGGAACGGGACCCGAAACTCGAGGCGTACGTCGAAGACGACGCACCAATCGAAGATAACCCTGATCCGTATGAAGAGGAAGATTTAAAAGCTCGCGGATAAATGTCAAGACCGAACAAGGCTCAATTGCGAGCCTTGTTTTTTATTGTGACGGGGTGGGGACCTGGTACTTTTTATTGCCAAGGTCAGGTGGATGAATCCGTTATGCTCGTTGTATCAACTATCACTCGTCACATCAAAAGGAGAGATTTTCAATGAACATGAAACGATACGGATTCTTATTTGCCTTACCACTCGCGCTACTTGTCGGCTGTGGGGAAGAAGCCGAACTTGCCTCTAGCACGGCACCGACGGAACAAACCGAGGATGTGAAAGAACAGAAAGCTGAAAAACAGGCAGAAACAGTGGTCGAGGAAAATGCTGAAGTGTATGACAGTGAAATCGGCATAAACACGATTCACATGAAGAATACCGAGTTGACGATGAATGAGACGATGGGATCGGTTCAGTTCAACGTCAATAAAATTCAGACGTCGCGTCTGAACGTCGCAGAAGACTATCTGGATATGTTCGACGGAAAAGACGAAGTGACGCTCGTCGTCGTGAACGTCACTGCTGAGAACACAGTCGATGACACGATTCACTTTTATCCGGACCAAGGCACACTCGTCACGAACACGGGTGAACAGATCGATGCCAATCTTTGGTTCTCTGATGACGTCGGCGGGGATTTCCTTGGAAAAGTGAAGAAGGAAGGGAACGTGATGTTCATGGCGGACGCGATGCCGGAAGAATTGACCGAAGTCCGGTTCATCGTCGGAGGACCAACGAACACGGATTATGAGAAGTTGGCCGAGGAGTCGTACGAATACAAAATCGATGTCACCAAATAAAGAGAAAGCGCATCGTCGTGATGCGCTTTCTCTTTATTTACGTTGATGCGGCAGTGGGATCGTCAGCACGTTCCAGTTCTCTCCGGCGAATACCTTCGCCAAGTAGACGATCTGGCCGACATGATAACTGTAATGCGACACTTGTTTCTCGATCGCCCAGATGACGCTTTTTTCCTGGCCGCGGATGAAGACGGTCTTGCCGATGTCTTCCGGTGTGAGGCTCGCCAAGACATCATCTAACAGCTGCCAGCGCTCGTCCCACGTCGCCATGAGCTCTGCACGAGACAACTGTTGGTCCTCGAACTCGGCGTCACGGTTCCGGTCCGGTTTCTCACCATCCGTCGTCAAAAAGTTGGTCCAACGTGACAATATATTGTTCGAGATATGTTGGACGATGACGGCGAGCGAAAGTGTGTCCACTGCCAGCACGCGATGTAAGTCATCGTCGCTTACTTGATTCAGCGCGCTTTCGGCGAGCTGTTTCTGTTCTTGAAAGATGCTTCGTACTTCTGTCATGTAACGTTGTTCAAACATGTTGGTTCCCCCTTATGTCGTGTCTTTCTCCCATACCCGAAATCAAGAAAAGACGAACAGGAAGTCCTGGCCGTCTAAGCGTGTTCGATTCTGAAATCTTCCCAATGTGACCGGGCCTGGGTCCGGATTCGCTCTGACACTTCCTTGCTGCCAAGCAAGATTCCGTACCACCGCCTCGCGTCCTCATACAGGCCGAGTGCAGCCGACAAGTCGGCGATCCGCAGCATAAGTTGGTCGTACGGGAGACCGGTTCGGACCTGGTCTGTGTACGCCTCTTGTACTTCATTATACTTATCGAGCGTCCGTTGCATCCATTCCTTTTCCGCCATCTCGTTGTCGATTAAGCGATTCATCCAGACGAGGCGCATCCCGAGCATGGCGATGACAGACGGTTTCTGTCCGCTCAGCTGCGCCGTCAAAACGGCGAACTTGTACAGCTGAATGACGTGCTCAGGCGTGCGGTCACCTTGGAGCGTCTCCGGGTTGACCCGTGAGAGGTAGTTCGTCTCGAGTGCTTCACGGTTATGCTTTCGGACCTTGTCGAACGAATCGTGGAAGACAAGGTGACAGTGGTTACAGATGACCGGTTCATACAAGTATGGGTTCTCACCGTCGTATGTCGTATAGCCGTCCTTCGCAACTTCCTGCGGCCGGATGTGGCGCGACAAGATACGTGGTGTCACACTTTCTTTCAAACAGTACGGGCACTTTACTTTCTTCGAAAACAGATGTTCAGCCATAGTTCACCTCATACGTACACGTTGACGAGTAATCCACGGATCTCACCGACTTGGTCGAGAAGCGACAAGCGTGACGCTTCCCCCGAGATGACCTGGTCCGTCAGTGCGAGCAGTTTTTGGTCGACCTGCTCGACGATCTTATAGATTTTGGCCCGACCCCGACGATTGAACCCGCGCTTGTCTTCGAGGCGGAGCGCCGCGTCAACGGCGTCTTTCATAAAGTCTTTAATGAGTTGCTTATATTCAGCGAGTGACTCGACCGTCTGGCTCTCAGCGAGGAGTTCGCCTTTCTCGTGAATGGCCGCGATTTGGCGTTGGAAGCGCTCGTGCTCGCGATCATCACGCTTTTGGCCGATGACGTTCTGGAACGAGACGCCAGGCTCGGTATCGGGGCGTTTCGCTTTCCCTGTGCCGTGAAGCGACTGCGTCTCCATGATGCGACGAATATCCATTAGGTCTCGTCCTTTCTTTAGCTTAGTTCAATAATTGTAGCACGCCTTGCGGCAACGCGTTCGACTGGGCGATCATCGCCATGCCTGACTGGTTCAAAATGTTGAGGCGAGCGAAGTCCATCATTTCGCGGGCCATATCGGCGTCGCGGATGCGAGATTCGGACGCCGTCAAGTTCTCGGAGCCGATTGTGACGACGCTGACGTTCGCCTCGAGCCGGTTCTGGATAGCACCGAGCTTCGAACGTTCGAGCGAGACCGTATTGATGGCCGCATCGAACTTGGCGATGGCGTTTCCGGCTCCGTTCGGTGTCGTCACATTAATACCATTGATTCCAAGTGCCGGTGCACGCATATCCTTCACATTTAAGACAACGCCTTCGCCACTGCCAGCACCGAGTTGGAAGAAGAGGGTGTCTTTCCCAGCGATATAGTCACCGTTCATAATTTTCTTCGAGTTAAACTCGGTCGTCTCGGCGATCCGGGTTACTTCAGCCGTGAGCGCCGTGATCTCGTCTTGAATCGCCTTGGCGTCATCACCACTGAGCGTACCGTTCGAAGCTTGAACCGACAGCTCGCGCATTCGTTGGAGGAGGGCGTGCGTCTCGTTCATACCGCCTTCAAGTGTCTGCGTGAGTGAGATGCCATCGAGCGTGTTGCGTTCGGCCATCGACAGTGAGTCGAGACGCATGCGCATCTTCTCAGAGATGGCGAGCCCGGCCGCGTCGTCTGATGCCTTGTTGATGCGAACACCGCTCGAGAGACGGTCCATCGTCTTTTTCATCGTTGTCTGATTAAGTGATAGAGACGTGTAGGCTTTCAAAGCTTGCACGTTATTGGTAATTTTCATAACGGTTTCCTCCTGCAGGTACGGGTTTCAGACGAGCATTCTCAATCGCTTCGCCCCACGTCTTGTCGAGGTCGGT
This genomic interval carries:
- a CDS encoding flagellar protein FlaG yields the protein MNPTISEVRLHLPSSVLPYEQTKNVFVEANHARLADEGIVILPTPQHVTKLEAAVEKANVVLDQQRTGLKFMKHEKLNDYYIQIVDTNNEVIREIPSKKSLDFFAAFMEFNNLFDERV
- the fliD gene encoding flagellar filament capping protein FliD, whose translation is MTSPIRFGGLASGIDTDTIIKQLMQVERAPVDKLEQKKQTTEWKRDAYREINRSLMNLRNSAVDLMFSRNFYAKTSSSSDSSKISVTAGPSSGNSALRIDSVTQLATSATTILSATDKNGAALTGTTKLSDMNGFVAGQKRVIQETARTEMTLPKDLDFAAMTLKDATGTVLNKADFNYDATTGKLTATNTTTYPDGVIPQGVSAEYISGTGFEIQYKSSVTGTYKKIELSATATVQELMSKLNEKDTGLSAFFESSTGKISLSTKETGANATIDFDTSFKTAFSVGATNPVGQNAKFKVNGIDVERASNTVTIDNMTLTLKSTFTATEGAVTLSAATDTQKIFDNIKGFVDKYNETIDLMNKKVREDKFRSFAPLTKAQRDELSEDEIKKWEEKAMSGMLRGDTIVRSAMDTMRSKWSSTSSATNDDAMKQLFQIGLSTGADFTNGGKIELNEEKLKAAIEKNPEQVYQLFTNAESGLLPQIRDAAAASRSTITRIAGADGSGAPTYSMGREMAQIDTRIQRLNDLLVNKENAYYRRFTAMETAMNQANSQAASLQQFLGGGM
- the fliS gene encoding flagellar export chaperone FliS → MVANPYAAYQNNAVTTANPQELTLMLYDGALKFTRLAKLALEQGNPDLKNTNIQKTQAIFQELRLTLNKDIAISENLDSLYEYLWRRLVDANVKNDTTILDEVLDFTTELRDTWKEAMKLAKQG
- a CDS encoding flagellar protein FliT codes for the protein MRPIDEIILKTQRLKDLLAQVPEEPTYDTWMDQIHELLDDREQLLSVHGPDLKDADQTVIRQLVDDSQQIARLIEAEHQRLGMTLGTTRQERKTVKSYVDPYDDVDSNFSGLFDQQT
- a CDS encoding DUF3021 family protein, coding for MFRGIILFAIFGLLALYQIWNGQPNAAYDTLIAAGMAFFLGLTSVIYEVRRWSFPKQIFIHWSVMHVTILPLVLLRTDSWVHAYIQFNKSGLILFTVTFFLLKLMRRRRQTETS
- a CDS encoding DUF4352 domain-containing protein; amino-acid sequence: MNMKRYGFLFALPLALLVGCGEEAELASSTAPTEQTEDVKEQKAEKQAETVVEENAEVYDSEIGINTIHMKNTELTMNETMGSVQFNVNKIQTSRLNVAEDYLDMFDGKDEVTLVVVNVTAENTVDDTIHFYPDQGTLVTNTGEQIDANLWFSDDVGGDFLGKVKKEGNVMFMADAMPEELTEVRFIVGGPTNTDYEKLAEESYEYKIDVTK
- a CDS encoding DUF1572 family protein is translated as MFEQRYMTEVRSIFQEQKQLAESALNQVSDDDLHRVLAVDTLSLAVIVQHISNNILSRWTNFLTTDGEKPDRNRDAEFEDQQLSRAELMATWDERWQLLDDVLASLTPEDIGKTVFIRGQEKSVIWAIEKQVSHYSYHVGQIVYLAKVFAGENWNVLTIPLPHQRK
- a CDS encoding DUF2225 domain-containing protein — protein: MAEHLFSKKVKCPYCLKESVTPRILSRHIRPQEVAKDGYTTYDGENPYLYEPVICNHCHLVFHDSFDKVRKHNREALETNYLSRVNPETLQGDRTPEHVIQLYKFAVLTAQLSGQKPSVIAMLGMRLVWMNRLIDNEMAEKEWMQRTLDKYNEVQEAYTDQVRTGLPYDQLMLRIADLSAALGLYEDARRWYGILLGSKEVSERIRTQARSHWEDFRIEHA
- a CDS encoding YaaR family protein, which encodes MDIRRIMETQSLHGTGKAKRPDTEPGVSFQNVIGQKRDDREHERFQRQIAAIHEKGELLAESQTVESLAEYKQLIKDFMKDAVDAALRLEDKRGFNRRGRAKIYKIVEQVDQKLLALTDQVISGEASRLSLLDQVGEIRGLLVNVYV
- a CDS encoding flagellin N-terminal helical domain-containing protein; this encodes MKITNNVQALKAYTSLSLNQTTMKKTMDRLSSGVRINKASDDAAGLAISEKMRMRLDSLSMAERNTLDGISLTQTLEGGMNETHALLQRMRELSVQASNGTLSGDDAKAIQDEITALTAEVTRIAETTEFNSKKIMNGDYIAGKDTLFFQLGAGSGEGVVLNVKDMRAPALGINGINVTTPNGAGNAIAKFDAAINTVSLERSKLGAIQNRLEANVSVVTIGSENLTASESRIRDADMAREMMDFARLNILNQSGMAMIAQSNALPQGVLQLLN